One Allostreptomyces psammosilenae DNA segment encodes these proteins:
- a CDS encoding acyl-CoA mutase large subunit family protein has product MARASESGFAIEPVYGPGQPEGFDPARALGEPGAYPYTRGVYPTMYTGRPWTMRQYAGFGTAAESNARYRQLIAHGGSGLSVAFDLPTQMGHDSDAPLAHGEVGKVGVAIDSIDDMRLLFDGIPLESVSTSMTINAPAALLLLLYQLVAEEQGADPARLTGTVQNDVLKEYIARGTYIFPPGPSLRLTADIFRYCRAELPRWNTISISGYHMAEAGATPAQEVAFTLANGLAYVRAALDAGMAVDEFAPRLSFFFVARTTLLEEVAKFRAARRIWARTMRERFGARDPKSMTLRFHTQTAGVQLTAQQPEVNLVRVTVQALAAVLGGTQSLHTNAFDEAIALPTEKSARLALRTQQVLAHETDVTATVDPFAGSYAVESLTDKMERAVLALMDKVEEAGGAVAAIERGLQKRMIEESAYRIAQETDSGERVVVGVNRFQLDEEEPYEPLRVDPAIEAAQAERLARLRAERDGAEVDAALDELRRAAAGSDNVLYPMKRALAARATVGEVCDALREVWGRYVPAETL; this is encoded by the coding sequence ATGGCGCGCGCGTCGGAATCGGGTTTCGCCATCGAACCGGTCTACGGCCCCGGCCAACCCGAGGGCTTCGATCCCGCCCGGGCGCTCGGCGAGCCGGGCGCCTACCCCTACACCCGGGGCGTCTACCCGACCATGTACACCGGCCGGCCGTGGACCATGCGGCAGTACGCCGGCTTCGGCACCGCCGCCGAGTCCAACGCCCGCTACCGGCAGCTCATCGCGCACGGCGGCAGCGGCCTGTCCGTGGCCTTCGACCTGCCCACCCAGATGGGCCACGACTCCGACGCGCCGCTGGCGCACGGCGAGGTCGGCAAGGTGGGCGTCGCCATCGACTCGATCGACGACATGCGGCTGCTCTTCGACGGCATCCCGCTGGAGTCCGTCTCCACCTCGATGACCATCAACGCCCCGGCCGCCCTGCTGCTCCTGCTGTACCAGCTGGTCGCCGAGGAGCAGGGCGCCGACCCGGCGCGGCTGACCGGCACCGTGCAGAACGACGTGCTCAAGGAGTACATCGCCCGCGGCACCTACATCTTCCCGCCCGGGCCCTCGCTGCGGCTGACCGCGGACATCTTCCGCTACTGCCGCGCCGAGCTGCCCCGCTGGAACACCATCTCCATCTCCGGCTACCACATGGCCGAGGCCGGGGCGACGCCCGCGCAGGAGGTCGCCTTCACCCTGGCCAACGGCCTGGCGTACGTGCGCGCCGCGCTGGACGCCGGCATGGCGGTGGACGAGTTCGCCCCGCGGCTGTCGTTCTTCTTCGTGGCCCGCACCACCCTGCTGGAGGAGGTGGCGAAGTTCCGCGCCGCCCGCCGGATCTGGGCCCGGACGATGCGGGAACGATTCGGTGCCCGGGATCCGAAGTCGATGACGCTGCGCTTCCACACCCAGACGGCCGGGGTCCAGCTCACCGCCCAGCAGCCGGAGGTGAACCTGGTCCGGGTGACCGTGCAGGCGCTCGCCGCCGTGCTGGGCGGCACCCAGTCGCTGCACACCAACGCCTTCGACGAGGCGATCGCCCTGCCGACGGAGAAGTCCGCCCGGCTGGCCCTGCGCACCCAGCAGGTGCTGGCCCACGAGACCGACGTCACCGCCACGGTGGACCCGTTCGCCGGCTCCTACGCCGTGGAGAGCCTGACCGACAAGATGGAGCGGGCGGTCCTCGCCCTGATGGACAAGGTGGAGGAGGCCGGCGGAGCCGTCGCGGCGATCGAGCGGGGGCTGCAGAAGCGGATGATCGAGGAGTCCGCCTACCGGATCGCCCAGGAGACGGACTCCGGCGAGCGGGTGGTCGTCGGGGTGAACCGCTTCCAGCTGGACGAGGAGGAGCCGTACGAGCCGCTGCGGGTGGATCCGGCGATCGAGGCCGCGCAGGCCGAGCGGCTCGCCCGGCTGCGCGCCGAGCGGGACGGCGCCGAGGTGGACGCCGCCCTGGACGAGCTGCGGCGCGCCGCGGCGGGCAGCGACAACGTGCTGTACCCGATGAAGCGGGCGCTGGCGGCGCGGGCCACCGTCGGCGAGGTCTGCGACGCGCTGCGCGAGGTGTGGGGGCGGTACGTCCCCGCCGAGACGCTCTAG
- a CDS encoding amidohydrolase — protein sequence MEPAAVDLAARAGAYRDELIAFRRDVHAHPELGRAEFRTSGLVKARLERAGLAPRTIAGGTGLVCDILPGGAASAPAEGADAGIAIALRADMDALPIADTKNVPYRSTVEGRAHACGHDVHTTVVLGAGLVLAELARAGRLARPVRLLFQPAEEIMPGGALDMVAGGALDGVERIIAVHCDPRVEVGRIGLRTGPITSACDRLQVRLDGSGGHTARPHLTTDMVTAVARMAADLPFALARRVDPRAGLSLVWGRIASGSAANVIPQTGELEGTVRCLHLSAWREAPDLVHELVDHIAATHGAKVQLTYHRGVPPVVNEATVTQLLHDAMADRFGPHAVEDTEQSLGGEDFSWYLERVPGALARLGVRGPTESVPRDLHRGDFDVDERAIGIGVELMVSTALLAAG from the coding sequence ATCGAGCCCGCCGCGGTGGACCTCGCCGCCCGCGCCGGGGCCTACCGCGACGAACTCATCGCCTTCCGCCGCGACGTCCACGCGCACCCCGAGCTCGGGCGCGCCGAGTTCCGCACCAGCGGCCTGGTCAAGGCGCGCCTGGAGCGGGCCGGCCTGGCGCCCCGCACGATCGCCGGCGGCACCGGCCTGGTCTGCGACATCCTCCCCGGCGGCGCCGCGTCGGCGCCGGCCGAGGGCGCCGACGCGGGCATCGCGATCGCGCTGCGCGCCGACATGGACGCCCTGCCGATCGCGGACACCAAGAACGTCCCCTACCGCTCGACGGTGGAGGGCCGGGCGCACGCCTGCGGGCACGACGTGCACACCACCGTGGTGCTCGGCGCGGGTCTGGTGCTGGCCGAGCTGGCCCGGGCCGGGCGGCTGGCCCGCCCGGTGCGGCTGCTGTTCCAGCCGGCGGAGGAGATCATGCCGGGCGGGGCGCTGGACATGGTGGCCGGCGGCGCCCTGGACGGCGTGGAGCGGATCATCGCGGTCCACTGCGACCCGCGGGTGGAGGTCGGCCGGATCGGGCTGCGCACCGGCCCGATCACCTCGGCCTGCGACCGCCTGCAGGTGCGGCTGGACGGCTCCGGCGGGCACACCGCCCGCCCGCACCTGACCACCGACATGGTCACCGCGGTCGCCCGGATGGCCGCCGACCTGCCCTTCGCGCTCGCCCGCCGGGTCGACCCGCGGGCCGGGCTGAGCCTGGTGTGGGGCCGGATCGCCAGTGGCTCCGCGGCCAACGTCATCCCGCAGACCGGCGAGTTGGAGGGCACGGTGCGCTGCCTGCACCTGTCGGCCTGGCGCGAGGCCCCGGACCTGGTGCACGAGCTGGTCGACCACATCGCCGCCACCCACGGCGCCAAGGTGCAGCTCACCTACCACCGCGGCGTGCCGCCGGTGGTGAACGAGGCCACCGTCACCCAGCTGCTGCACGACGCCATGGCGGACCGTTTCGGCCCGCACGCGGTGGAGGACACCGAGCAGTCGCTCGGCGGCGAGGACTTCTCCTGGTACCTGGAGCGGGTGCCGGGCGCGCTGGCCCGGCTCGGGGTGCGCGGCCCGACCGAGTCCGTCCCCCGCGACCTGCACCGGGGCGACTTCGACGTGGACGAGCGGGCCATCGGCATCGGCGTGGAGCTGATGGTCTCCACCGCGCTGCTGGCCGCCGGCTGA
- a CDS encoding BMP family lipoprotein, producing MRRVSKLAAVTLAGALALTGCATSSSDGSSSNASSGSSDCGGGEFGKQVGLAYDVGGRGDQSFNDAAARGMDQAVAEFDLVPKEQEPRDGESDEDKVERMRQLAEDGFNPIFGVGYAYAAPIKTIAAQCADVNFAIIDEVVEDVPNVTSLVFAEEQGSYLAGVAAALKTETDRVAFIGGVNTPLIQKFEAGFVQGVTDTNPDVQVDVQYISQPPEMSGFNDPAAGKSVANGLMDAGADVIFTAAGGSGAGAIEAIAAKNTEDSPRWAIGVDSDQYNQETLAQYKDVILTSMVKNVDGAVYEYIKSTVEGEPQTGVQRHDLSTDGVYLATSGGYIDDIAEQLEEAKQKIISGEIEVATTP from the coding sequence TTGCGCCGCGTATCAAAGCTCGCAGCGGTCACCCTCGCCGGGGCACTCGCCCTCACCGGCTGTGCGACCAGCTCGTCGGACGGCTCCTCCAGCAACGCGTCGAGCGGCAGCTCCGACTGCGGGGGCGGGGAGTTCGGCAAGCAGGTCGGCCTCGCCTACGACGTCGGCGGCCGGGGTGACCAGTCCTTCAACGACGCCGCCGCCCGAGGCATGGACCAGGCCGTCGCCGAGTTCGACCTCGTCCCCAAGGAGCAGGAGCCGCGCGACGGCGAGTCCGACGAGGACAAGGTCGAGCGCATGCGGCAGCTCGCCGAGGACGGCTTCAACCCGATCTTCGGTGTCGGCTACGCCTACGCCGCGCCGATCAAGACGATCGCCGCGCAGTGCGCGGACGTGAACTTCGCGATCATCGACGAGGTCGTCGAGGACGTGCCGAACGTCACCAGCCTGGTCTTCGCCGAGGAGCAGGGCTCCTACCTCGCCGGTGTCGCCGCCGCCCTGAAGACCGAGACCGACCGGGTCGCCTTCATAGGTGGCGTGAACACCCCGCTGATCCAGAAGTTCGAGGCGGGCTTCGTCCAGGGCGTCACCGACACCAACCCGGACGTCCAGGTGGACGTGCAGTACATCAGCCAGCCGCCGGAGATGTCGGGCTTCAACGACCCGGCCGCCGGCAAGTCCGTCGCCAACGGCCTGATGGACGCCGGCGCGGACGTCATCTTCACCGCGGCCGGCGGCTCCGGCGCCGGCGCCATCGAGGCGATCGCCGCCAAGAACACCGAGGACTCCCCGCGCTGGGCCATCGGCGTGGACTCCGACCAGTACAACCAGGAGACCCTGGCCCAGTACAAGGACGTCATCTTGACCTCCATGGTCAAGAACGTCGACGGCGCGGTCTACGAGTACATCAAGAGCACCGTCGAGGGTGAGCCGCAGACCGGCGTGCAGCGGCACGACCTGTCCACCGACGGTGTCTACCTGGCCACCTCCGGCGGCTACATCGACGACATCGCCGAGCAGCTCGAAGAGGCCAAGCAGAAGATCATCAGCGGCGAGATCGAGGTCGCGACCACCCCGTAA
- a CDS encoding beta-N-acetylhexosaminidase yields MRRRTAAPAASRRPRTSSSPAHPTGPVRAARPWTALLGAALAAGLLAGCSDAGGPAAAPSPSGSTSESPSPVPTVPRPGFEALPGPLAVPPAVPAVREFEPAGGEGWWIQPRTRVVVDSRRAAELSDEAELFAAELAALAGDGREVEVLRGTPDDVRTGDVLLTIGQVPAPTAPADGPGTAPAPSAAPEGADGADGADAADAAAPRATADTGLPTTADEAYLLRVDTTAPAPTGTGAEIARADAGAGRLVVAGATDTGVLRGTRTVLQSLQAVRHLPSGTVVDRPDRPQRGLSIDLARKFFDKEWIADRIREAAWLKLNQVHLHLSDDQGFRLASDSHPEVVSEQHLSKEDVRELVALAERYHVTLVPEIDSPGHLGQVVRAHPDLALVDYAGDPSETALDIADPAARELLLDLVLETAELFPGPWFHIGGDEYIALMARDPEATYPALADYARRTHGPDATIEDAATGWLNTVAAALHERGKTVKAWNDGRHHGGVVEPDPRIEVEYWTGKEYGATEPEVYLDAGDTLVNLNDEYLYYVLGEPNDFAYPTGQRILEEWQPSVLRGSTPSAAELTGPDRVTGGRLALWCDLADAQTADQVAAGLRMPLRAVAEKLWVPGPARVDWKTFDVLTDRVGDPVEVL; encoded by the coding sequence ATGCGTCGCCGAACCGCAGCACCGGCGGCATCCCGCCGGCCACGCACCAGTTCCTCCCCCGCCCACCCCACCGGCCCCGTCCGTGCCGCCCGACCGTGGACCGCGCTGCTCGGCGCGGCCCTGGCCGCCGGCCTGCTGGCCGGCTGCTCGGACGCCGGCGGCCCCGCGGCGGCCCCCTCGCCGTCCGGCTCGACCAGCGAGAGCCCCTCCCCGGTGCCGACCGTGCCCCGGCCCGGCTTCGAGGCGCTCCCCGGCCCGCTGGCCGTGCCGCCGGCCGTGCCGGCGGTCCGCGAGTTCGAGCCGGCCGGCGGCGAGGGCTGGTGGATCCAGCCGCGCACCCGGGTGGTCGTGGACTCCCGGCGGGCCGCCGAACTCTCCGACGAGGCCGAATTGTTCGCCGCCGAGCTGGCCGCCCTCGCCGGGGACGGCCGCGAGGTCGAGGTGCTGCGGGGCACCCCCGACGACGTCCGCACCGGCGACGTGCTGCTCACCATCGGCCAGGTGCCGGCGCCGACCGCCCCGGCGGACGGCCCGGGCACCGCGCCGGCCCCCTCGGCCGCCCCAGAAGGCGCGGACGGCGCGGACGGCGCGGACGCCGCGGACGCCGCGGCCCCCCGGGCCACCGCCGACACCGGCCTGCCCACCACCGCGGACGAGGCGTACCTGCTGCGCGTCGACACCACCGCCCCCGCCCCGACCGGGACGGGCGCCGAGATCGCCCGCGCCGACGCCGGAGCCGGCCGCCTGGTGGTGGCCGGCGCCACCGACACCGGCGTGCTGCGCGGTACCCGCACCGTGCTGCAGTCCCTCCAGGCCGTGCGCCACCTGCCGTCCGGAACGGTGGTGGACCGCCCGGACCGGCCGCAGCGCGGCCTGAGCATCGACCTCGCCCGCAAGTTCTTCGACAAGGAGTGGATCGCCGACCGCATCCGCGAGGCCGCCTGGCTCAAGCTCAACCAGGTGCACCTGCACCTCTCCGACGACCAGGGCTTCCGCCTCGCCAGCGACAGCCACCCCGAGGTGGTCTCCGAGCAGCACCTCAGCAAGGAGGACGTCCGCGAGCTGGTCGCCCTCGCCGAGCGCTACCACGTCACCCTCGTCCCGGAGATCGACAGCCCGGGCCACCTCGGCCAGGTCGTCCGCGCCCACCCCGACCTGGCCCTGGTCGACTACGCCGGCGACCCCTCCGAGACGGCCCTGGACATCGCCGACCCGGCCGCCCGGGAGCTGCTGCTCGACCTCGTCCTGGAGACCGCCGAGCTCTTCCCCGGCCCGTGGTTCCACATCGGCGGCGACGAGTACATCGCCCTGATGGCCCGCGACCCCGAGGCCACCTACCCGGCGCTGGCCGACTACGCCCGCCGCACCCACGGCCCGGACGCCACCATCGAGGACGCGGCGACCGGCTGGCTGAACACCGTGGCCGCCGCCCTGCACGAGCGGGGCAAGACCGTCAAGGCGTGGAACGACGGCCGCCACCACGGCGGGGTGGTCGAGCCGGATCCGCGGATCGAGGTGGAGTACTGGACCGGCAAGGAGTACGGCGCCACCGAGCCGGAGGTCTACCTCGACGCCGGGGACACCCTGGTCAACCTCAACGACGAGTACCTGTACTACGTGCTCGGCGAGCCGAACGACTTCGCCTACCCCACCGGGCAGCGGATCCTCGAGGAGTGGCAGCCCTCGGTGTTGCGCGGCAGCACGCCGTCCGCGGCCGAACTGACCGGACCGGACCGGGTCACCGGCGGCCGGCTCGCCCTGTGGTGCGACCTCGCCGACGCCCAGACCGCCGACCAGGTGGCCGCCGGCCTGCGGATGCCGCTGCGCGCCGTGGCGGAGAAGCTCTGGGTGCCGGGCCCCGCGCGGGTCGACTGGAAGACCTTCGACGTGCTCACCGACCGGGTGGGCGACCCGGTCGAGGTCCTCTGA